TCCAGCAACGATACGATTACGAGCGGGGAATGTTCCGACATTGACTTCGGTCCCAGGAGCGTATTCGGAAATGATTGCTCCAGTACGGATGATATTCCGAGCAAGAGGGAGATGTGTCTGAGGAGCGATAGAAAAATCATCGACACCACCAGCGAGCACCGCTATTGTCTCGGCACCGGCTTCGAGTGTGGCTTTGTGAGCAATAGAGTCGATGCCAAATGCCAATCCAGAAACAATGACGTATCCTGCCTGAGCCAGATCGCAAGCAAGTTGGTGGGCCACTTGTTTTCCGTAATCAGTACATTTACGTGAGCCGACGATTGCAATGAGTGATTTTTCTTTCCAATCATAATTCCCACGCACAAAAAGAATCATGGGCGCGTCTGGAATTTCTTTGAGTAATCGAGGGTATTTTTTATCGGTAAACGCGAGAGTGTCGATACCTTGATCGCTGATTTTTTGCCATTCCTTATCAGGATCAAAAGTATTTCTCCCGTGAAGGATGTCGGCTACCGTTTTTGGTCCGAGGCCTTTGATGTTGAGGAGGGTTTCTTGAGAGGCTTCCCAGAGTGCTTCGACACTGCCAAAATGTTCGAGGAGTTCTCGGAGAGTTCTGTTTCCGAGACCAGGTACGAGACTGAGTGTATAGAGGAGAGCTGATGAACGTTGTGTTATATCCATTTGTAGAATGAAGAAATATTTCTTAGAAAAAAATTATTCTTTGTCTGGAAAAACATATCGTCCTGGTGCAATCAATCGTTTTGGATCAATTGATGTCTTGAGTATACTGGCGAGATGTGTAGAGCTAGGAGCGAGATCTTTGAGAAGATGCATTGATGAAAGACTGAGTCTATAGGGGATGTACCCCATTTTTTGCCCTGCTTGAAAAAGTTCTTCGTAACAACGCTTGGCACGCTCTGCATCCTCTGTGTCATTGAGTCGGAAGAGGATAGGAACAGTCACGTCAAAGCAACGCGAGGAGAGACTAGTAAATGTCATAAGTGGCTCGATACCATTTTTTTCACAGATGTCCTGAATCATGCGAGCACAAGCGCGGACATCAGAGGATTTGAAAGGGACCAGAGGAGAATACCAGTACAAACCGCAACCGTCACGAGCGGGATCGAGTGGTTTGCCTGTAGGCATATCAACACCCGATTTCCAGTAGGCGAGAGGGAGAGCGACCTCATTTGGTTTCCCGTGAAGTATTTCAAAAAGAGAAAGGAGAGAATCAATAGTACCAGAGAGATGTCTTCCAAAATGTCCTGGAACAAGTTTGGCAAAAGAAGATGCTTGACGTATGAGGGCAGGTGAGAGAAATGTGAGATGTGAGACATGAGGACTGAGTGTTTCTTTGAGTATAGTCTTGGCTCCTTTGACGAGAGCCTTGTGTCCATAGATAGCACCGATACCAGTCCATGCAGTCACCTGATCAGCGTGCGCCATCATATCGATAATTTTTTGAGGAACAATAGATCCTATCATCGTACTCGTTTCCGGATAGGCTTCTTGCATAGAGAGTACTCGTCTCGCATTCATAATATTGAATGATCCAGTGACTGTTCCTGTCAGACTGAGAGATTTCTGAAGAGCCTCGATGGCTTTTTCGAGGTCTGCTTCCTCATTCACACGGAAAAAAACGAGCTCGACTTTCTCAGGAACAGGAGCGAGG
This DNA window, taken from Candidatus Moraniibacteriota bacterium, encodes the following:
- the dprA gene encoding DNA-processing protein DprA, translated to MDITQRSSALLYTLSLVPGLGNRTLRELLEHFGSVEALWEASQETLLNIKGLGPKTVADILHGRNTFDPDKEWQKISDQGIDTLAFTDKKYPRLLKEIPDAPMILFVRGNYDWKEKSLIAIVGSRKCTDYGKQVAHQLACDLAQAGYVIVSGLAFGIDSIAHKATLEAGAETIAVLAGGVDDFSIAPQTHLPLARNIIRTGAIISEYAPGTEVNVGTFPARNRIVAGMCLGTIVIEAPERSGALITAHLALDYNREVFAVPGSIFSPFSVGTNHLIKSGAKIVTSVSDILEEFPLPEKNILSSQETLFQEQSSLSKEENTILSILSHEPLHVDKIVKAVRLETSSLNSTLGLLEIKGLIRNIGGMNYIRK
- a CDS encoding FAD-binding oxidoreductase, yielding MGFHLTSFEKELHRAFIDWQKILGKRNVLDQEQSREKYGKTTFTTTYTVLGALVCKKTADIIRVVEIAQKFNIPVYPVSGGKNWGYGNSLPPEQAVVIDLSLMKEISNFDPVLGIITLEPGVTQKDLYNFLRKKKTQFLVPVHGGGPTCSIVGNALERGFGITPYADHFSAITSLEAVLPDGSLYRRALDEMGGVEVNRLHKWGIGPYLDGLFSQGNFGIVTSMTLVLAPVPEKVELVFFRVNEEADLEKAIEALQKSLSLTGTVTGSFNIMNARRVLSMQEAYPETSTMIGSIVPQKIIDMMAHADQVTAWTGIGAIYGHKALVKGAKTILKETLSPHVSHLTFLSPALIRQASSFAKLVPGHFGRHLSGTIDSLLSLFEILHGKPNEVALPLAYWKSGVDMPTGKPLDPARDGCGLYWYSPLVPFKSSDVRACARMIQDICEKNGIEPLMTFTSLSSRCFDVTVPILFRLNDTEDAERAKRCYEELFQAGQKMGYIPYRLSLSSMHLLKDLAPSSTHLASILKTSIDPKRLIAPGRYVFPDKE